The window CAAACGTGTCATACGCCGTTTCCCGGATATGTCCGCTCTTATGTTTCCACGCTGTTTCTTACCCTGACCAACCCCATGACCATCATGGCTTTCATGGGAATCTTTGCCGGCCTTGGTATCAGCACTGCGGATAACGGCTATGCTGCATCTGCCACGGTTGTGGCAGGTGTGTTTTCGGGCTCTGCCCTGTGGTGGATAATCCTTGCCTGTGCCACCGCAATGGCGGGCAGACGCCTCAATCATGGATTAACTGAAAAGATTAATATTTTGACGGGAATTATCCTGATCCTTTTCGGGGGATGGGCTCTGGTGAGCGTTATGATGTGATTTTTCATTTCAGCAAAATCATCCCGAGATGGGCATGTTTCATAAGGTTTCCCCCGGTTAGAAACATCTTGACTTTTTATATCCCCTGAATTCCCGGCATAAATTTTGCTGAATAAATTTGCTATGTTAGTCTTTGGCGTACTGATACATAAGAATCTGCTGAGTTTGGCCTCTGCAAACCCTGACCTAAGATCATATTTGATGGTTTATTGGCCATCATTTACTTAACGTGTGCAAGTGCCAGAACATTGTTACGAAATAGTCTTCACTTCCAATCCTTGATTTGATCTTTCAGATTTCCTAGTTACCAAAGCAGGTGGATAATGGACAACGCCAGCATTAGAATAAATCCGTGCTTTTGATGCCGTTTAAACCATAAAATACGTATGAGGCGGGTGCCCATCTGTCCTCCCAGAATAACCCCGCTACAGGTGGCAAAGAGCAGATATGTCCCATGGGGCCATGTCCCCTTTCCGGTCAAAACACTGATCCATACCAGAAACAGATAAAACAGGATGGATGCAAACATTATAAACAATCCTGTGGCCACAGCCCGGGAGGTCGGCATTTTAAGCTTTTGTATCATGTGGGGGATAATCCAGTCCGTATTCCCGATGCTTAGCAAGCCTGTAAAAAAAGAGGAGAAAAATACCACAGGATAACTTTTGCTAAAAGAGTGATCTCCGGGAGATTTACAGATTTCCGGTTCAGTTTCACTAAGAGAATGCAGGGTTGTCATGAGCAGGTACCCGGCAATGAGC is drawn from uncultured Desulfobacter sp. and contains these coding sequences:
- a CDS encoding LysE family transporter, producing MEIKYLLKGVVIGFSIAAPVGPIGLLCIKRSLNHGFLAGLVTGLGAATADAFYGCAAGFSLTFITGLLLTMKRGLNITGGLFLCFLGWQSLKKKTLESQTCHTPFPGYVRSYVSTLFLTLTNPMTIMAFMGIFAGLGISTADNGYAASATVVAGVFSGSALWWIILACATAMAGRRLNHGLTEKINILTGIILILFGGWALVSVMM